A genomic segment from Anas platyrhynchos isolate ZD024472 breed Pekin duck chromosome 5, IASCAAS_PekinDuck_T2T, whole genome shotgun sequence encodes:
- the NPC2 gene encoding NPC intracellular cholesterol transporter 2, whose translation MVPPPLALLLPLLATALAEPLRFVDCGSKDGSIQEVNVSPCPTQPCQLVKGTSYSINVTFSSKIESQGSKAKVYGEMLHVDIPFPIPEPDGCKSGIQCPIQKGHSYSYLNKLPVKSEYPSIKLIVKWELVDDQDQMLFCWKIPVQITS comes from the exons ATGGTGCCGCCGCCTctcgccctgctgctgcctctcctcgCCACCGCCCTGGCCGAGCCCCTGCGCTTCGTGGATTGCG GTTCCAAAGACGGCAGCATCCAGGAGGTGAATGTGAGCCCCTGCCCCACGCAGCCCTGCCAGCTCGTCAAGGGCACGTCCTACAGCATCAACGTCACCTTCTCCAGCA AGATCGAGAGCCAGGGCAGCAAAGCAAAGGTGTACGGCGAGATGCTGCACGTGGACATACCCTTTCCCATCCCTGAGCCCGACGGGTGCAAGTCTGGGATCCAGTGCCCCATTCAGAAGGGGCACTCCTACAGCTACCTGAATAAGCTCCCCGTGAAGAGCGAGTACCCTAGT ATTAAACTGATTGTGAAGTGGGAGCTGGTGGATGACCAGGACCAGATGTTGTTCTGCTGGAAGATACCAGTGCAGATCACCAGCTGA